The DNA region TAGTGCTAGTTGGATTAGCTGCTGTAGGTTTCTTTTTACGAGGTTTTCTAGCAGCAGCTTTtgtattcaaattatttatagaaacATTAGTACTAGTTGGATTAATTGTTTTAGCTTTGTTTTGACGAGTTTCTCTAACAGTAAGTACATCATgtctatttatattattgatagaaACATTAGTGCTAGTTGGATTAACTGTTTTAGCTTTGTTTTGACGAGTTTCTCTAACACTAGATACAGCATAtccatttatataatttagacAAGCATTAGTGTTGTTAGTATTTACTGGTGTTGTTAAAGCTTTATtgttacaagtttttttaccAGGAACTTCAGCACTTTTGTTTaatgaattttgataaataatattgctaGTAATTGGATCGTTTTGTATAGGATTTTCTGTGAATGGTGTATCCCAAGAACCCAAAACTTCCAAGTTACTTGAAGTACCAACTGGATCATACCAAAATAAAGCATCATTATTTGTTGGTGCTTGATTTGTATCAGTAGGATTACTATGCCATACAACctcaatttcatcatcaactgTTTCtatgtttttatcattttttttgttatttaattttgaggttttttgttgttttggtGATTCTTTCTTGTTACCATCTGGTACTTGTTCATCATCAACTATTTCTatgtttttatcattgtttttgttatttaattttgaagttttttgttgttttggtGATTCTTTCTTGTTACCATCTGGTACTTGTTCATCATCAACTATTTCTatgtttttatcattgtttttgttatttaattttgaagttttttgttgttttggtGATTCTTTCTTGTTACCATCTGGTACTTGTTCATTATCAAATGACATGAATGATTCTGtgagtattaattttttttttcgtggtcttttttttgtatttgtttgttttgctTGTTTTGTTTGTGTATTTTCAATTGGTGATTTTTCTGAATCATTGATGATAACTGGTGATTGATGAGAAAATGTTTGTGATTGtgcattgttattattaccatCATCGCCAtaatcgtcatcatcatcatcatcggtGAGTACAATAATTGTATCATTTTGTATTCCATCactaacttttaattttttttttacatgactAAAAGTATTTGATGCCATAACCTCAAGTTCATTTTTTCGACTTGGTGGTGTTTTCGCCCAGACAgaaaaaggattttttttaaatactggaGATGTGGATACTACATTGTCCACAGTAATTACATCATTATcaccttcatcatcatcatcaccatcaatgACTATTGTTtcgttaatatttatattattagcccgcattatttttgttgtatgtCACGactatttgattaattatttataattaatacgAATTATATGTACTAATAATTATCTAGTCAACtacacaattaaaaatataaataacaataaaatacacaaatacttttgtaatgaaaaacaaataaaatagcaaaatttaCCAACCAACGTGTGTGCacacaacaattaaaataataataataataacgacaTGTTTAGacatgtttgaaaaaattagagcAATCTAGAGGGGCATACATACGCACTTTTTTTATAACGGCGTCCAACGGCGTCGTTGTTAACTAAAACTCAGCTGATAGAATTGCAATAAACCGCGCATCAcacaagagagagagaaactGTCCTCAATATtcaatcaatataaataaaaaaaataaaaattactcatAAAAATGCAATAATATATGTGATAATATGTTGATCGGCATGGAgtcttgttatttattaagatCCTGCTTCAgtgctattatttattatgcaattgtttttatataataaacgaAATAGTAATGTCAATATTGGTGTTTGAATTATGGAAATAAATTggagttattttattaacccaataaaaacataataatattttttattgtttatatactcatcatcatcatcatcttcattatGGCAAAGTAtgttaaatcatttaattgtttgtctttgtttaatttagataattcatttgattggctattattgttgttgtttcagagaaatgatgattgtttttgtttacGACACAAGTAGATGTCGTAAAGAGGATGATGATCCAGCTGATGCTGTCATGTATTTTCATCCAGCTTGGGTATCACCAACTCAACGTTTAGCATTAGCTGGTCAATTAATGGgtgttcatcattttttaacaatatcattttcatcacCAAAGATCATATCACTGCAAGGtggtaaatttgttattaaaaaatttggtcAATATGTACTTGCTGTTGGTACCGATCGTAATATACATGATTGGATATTACAAAGACGAGCAAATTGTTTAgagtcaattattaaatttttccattgtGATTTTGATACAATAgcaaaatcattaaataatgatcGTAATAAGTTGAGTGAAAAACTTTATCAAATGTTAGAAACATATTTACCAATACTTCAATACTCAGCAAGCTATTTTTCAAGTATGCCAATGATAAAACTTCCAAAAACAGcaagtaatgtttttttagatTCAATGCAAATACTACAATATTGTCAAGAAACAAATCCTGGTATTATTGGTGGTgcaatgttttttaataataaaattgttgcaACACAATTGAGTGCTGAGCTAACAAAACAACTTGTATTAACAGATCcatatagaataaaaacacctggtgataaaataataactgatTTTCATTTACCACTTGGTGTACAATTATTACGTGTATTTATAAAACGTCAAAAGACAATTGACATTAccaatgaagaaataattaaaaaaccaaacaATACATTTATTGATACACCTGCAACaagaaaaacatttaaaaaatcaacactACCAGTATCATCTGGTATGAAACGTGATACATCAAGAATATTTACTGTACCAGAAGAAGGTGAAActgataacaataatattattgatcattcaattaaaattaaaaaaccaccaccaccaacaacattaccaattaaatcatcattgaattttgataagagagacattaaaaaaatttatcaaaatactgTACcagtaccaccaccaccaccacttcTTACACCATCTGTATGTTCAACACCATTGAAAGATATCAATAGAATACTTCATGGTACAGCAGTATCAATATGTAGTGCCAATGAAGACACACAACTATCAacagataatgataataaaaatattgatgacatACCAGACGTTGTAAAAGAAGCATTAAGATGTAAacgtattaataaattaaaaaatacaactagaaataaattagattcaaaaattaaacatgaaTATTGGCATAGaaaatcatcaagtttatCAACGTTAAATGATGACAagcattttcataattttaatgatttatcaagtaaagaaaaaaataaaaaatatttcatgacAATAACAGATCCATGTTATCCAGTTTTTAGACAAGATGGTAATCCAATATCACAGACTCTTTATGATCATTATATTTCATTGCATTATCAGTCATTAGTTAaagaacaaaatttaaatataaataagaatgataaaaataaaataaattttgataatgataatgatagtgattttaaagattttgattgtattattattaataatgatttatctgttgtacaaacaaaaaaaccaactgacataaaattagataaaaaaaaaagtcaagaaatAAATCGTAGATCAATGAGTTTAccattaaaaagtttaaatgcaccagctgataataataactcaaaaataacaacagaaTCATCTGATGTATCacataaaaagaaattagATGGTATACAATTAACACCATTAATGTCAAAattaagtttattaattactgatgaaaaaacaagTGATTTTTGTAGTAAAGAAATTAATACACCAAATGAATATTAtgattcatcaacattatcaaatattaataataataataaaagcaataatactgctgttgatgatgatgatggtgatgaatgTGATTTTAATcgaaatgaaaatgatgattgtTATGAAAAAgctgaattatttatatgtggTAAACAAAGTATGGTTTTAATGTTACTGATGACTGATGGTACTGCTAATAATCCAGATTTAATTCATAATATATGGCAAGCATGTATGAATAATTTAGAAAGATTAGAATCACGTTTGCAGTATTGTCTTGATCCACAACCATCAAGTAATAGTAAAGAACTTTATAGTGTACTTGGTATTGATTCACAATGGGATACAACACATCGTTCTGGTTTATGGGGTGTTACTGAACTTGATATTGTTTCATCATTACatgatagatttaaaaaatcaagtaatatTACTGATATTATTGTTAGAACAGAGGATACTGTTGTTTATGGTAGTCAAAGTGGAAGaagtgaaattttttatcaacaagcTATACCACCAAATACATGTGGAAGTTTACCAACACCTGCTGATCTTATGGGTGTTGTTCCTCTAAAAGCCAAACGTAGATTAGAACGTGATCatggaataattatattgtaacacaattttttaatcatcttGCCTCTTGAATTGccatttaactatttttattttatctattaaaatatgtgtgttatataaattattccatttttttgaccaatgttataaattgttattttatttatcaaaagaaaaaaaaatatgttttaaatattagtttttattttttattcattatttgtttttatgaatattttttcttttgcagaGTAACTGATCAAAGAGAGACCAAGCAAgttaagataataattatttttttaaattttcaacacgTATTTCTAAAGCTgccatatttttatgaatcatTTCTAAATTTCCTGCAAAACTTTCTTGTACACCCTTTAACACTGATTTATTACTTtctaaatttgttgaaatttgattttgtaattCTTCAAGTTGTGTCAAAGACTTGCTAAATTCTCCagctataataaatattttaaattatcattaataatcatatggtctattaaaataacaataataatataaaaaaatcttaccACGACGATGAATTGCATTGAGAGCAATAAGTCTTTCCACAGTTTGTGGTAAAATTTGTGACATTGCTTcagtttttttaacaatatcatACATTTCACTTATTTTTTGATCACGTTCAGAATCAGCTGgcattgttgattttttatgtgCAATATTatccattttatttgttaaactggCAATTCTACTTTCCATTGCATCAACTTGATTGCTATCAAGTAGAGCTGATTTTGCAGCAAGTTGTTGAACAGATTCTAGAATACCTTGTGATTTAAGATTTTGTGTAAATTTAGCTAATTTTTCATCACTTGAACCAagtaaattttctaatttagcTAATCTTTGTTCCAATTGAGCAACTCTTGCAACTTCTTGCATTCTTGATTTTTCTGGTAAATATAACATTTCATATTTCATAACACCATTTTgacaattatcatttatcactTCTggcttttcatttttttcattattattatctttaatacCAGCATGTTTAAATTGTTCAATTtgtgattttaattgttttaatctAATACCCTGAGGATCAGACAATGTTACAACTAAATCAGTACCAAAACAATCATCTAATTTTATACTGTTTAATTGTTTGCCTGCCTCATCAACTTGTGCCATTATATctgctgaattttttatttcttcttcgTCTTTTGCTTTTtcctattttataaaaaataacacaattaattaatcatatatAACTAGTTTAATTTgatgtctttttatttaattgccaaaaattaaaataccttTATTTCAGCAACTTCATCATACAATTCTTTAATTTCACATTGTAATCTTTGGAATTTTTGAATTGGAGTCTCTTGTTCACCTTCTCCAGGAAGTTCCCATACTCCAAatctatcaaaataaaataaataatatatctttatcaattgtttcagcaattttggtaaaaaaaaaacttacccaGTTCTTGTTTTTCGTGATATTTTATCTGAAAAATCAACTCCTTCTGTGATTACATGCTTTCCTTTAAACTTGCCAAATGCCTCAGTTGCATTGATATGAAGTCGTTCAATTGATTCAGATTCATCCTGTTAAAataccattttatttaaactagttaaatatattttttattatatttatttacctcaTTGTATTCTGTAAATTGTTCAGCTTCTGGTAAATCAGTTGTCTCATAAACATCAACCTGGTTATAAgcctatttgaaaaaaaaaaaacatcaataataatatcaaccaCACCTAGACTTACAGTTAGACaacattaataacaattaatttaataaatttcatcttACTATTCCAGGAAGATCAGCGTACTTTGAATCTgccatatttatttgtttttaataataatttaaatacaccTAAACActgaatatttatcaagtatgttttgataaaaaaacaaaatacaactTGTCAAGTTTCAATagacttttattattattgttattattaaatttgacacATTGACGCCATATTGTTAAAACTATATCTTTCTCTCTCACATCAATCCCATTGGTCCGTTCAACATTTCGATTCTTTCGTTCGAAATTTATAGCGGAGAGAAATTTTCTAAGCGCGAAAAAAGACGGAGAAAAtcgtagaaatatttccaacatgctttgaattttatgttttgtttattaaataattattgatactaTTGATATTGATTAAAAGCTTATCAATACTTTTGAAAATTACGTACAGATAATTCACCAACAGAATAGCCATTTTCCCTAGTAAAAAGTCCCTACGTAGACTCAGTTGATCAAGTAgatttttcctataaaatacTCTATCGTGTAATTTTACAACTAATCAAATTCATTCTAGAACATTATATATAAGTTACCTTTCATGATGACTTTATTGGTTTATGGTGAGAGAGAGATTTTATGGTGgggcaaaaaaataaaaagaacctCAGCAGACATAAAAAACTTTTGGATCCATACAATCCATataaattacgaaaaaaaaattatctatataCTTTAAAAACATACTGAATAATAAACGAtagtttattaacaattatctttataaacaaataaattcagttgatatattttgattatttgtaTACAAGCGTCTTTGATAGAATCGTCGTCAtccataatcatcattattcagcgataaaaaaaaaaaatatacaaggaaacaaaaaaaaaaaataaaaaaaaatgaatcacaCACATCATGGCTACGTTTGTGAGCTTAAATAGTGTTAAACATTGTTTTTGTtggtaaattttgtttttttttttttttttctagggtGACCCCCACCCATATTTACAGCTGATGTGATAACCCAGACGCATGTCACAGTTCCATAGTGTCCAACAAAGATCCATTGTACAAGTgtagatcaaaaaaaaaattattataaataagtgAATGGATcacatactttttttaatttccatgtgtatttattatcatttatttattttttattgtgcaAGTGTCTGAGTGACTGATAAAACATCAGTAagtgacagttttttttttttgttttttttttgtttttatttaactttttttttttttaatcgttaattattttgatgatatatttaaacatttcatCTTTCAAGCTATTGATGTAATTTAGTCAACTTTCACTGTGTGTgttgtcattaaaaaatcgATTGTTATCATTGCTTTTTAATTGGTTGAAAAGTCGGTGTATGAGTATCAGCTGATTGACATAAAaacgacaaataaaaaaagagtgaaTACAGTAAaagtttatataaacaaaaataaatataattatcaatttttaaatagtgtttatttaataataattaaattaaagtgaaaaataaaagataaaaaaaaaagtatttgatattttaaagttaaacGTGGTATGGTATACCTGACAGGTTCTTGGGGTATGGGAGAGACTGGTCCACAATGTCTCAGTACCAACACGTCCCCAGTCTCTTCAacctcaacaacaacatcaacaacttcATCTGCTATTGCAGGATTTCGTCAGGAACACGACGAAGAAGTTGCACTTCATCCACTCAATAAtcaggtaaattatttttataattatcattttttttcaactgaaatgttatcaattttattagtcatttttttttgtttgttttatcagTCAACTTTTAGatttaatatgtatttcaaaacttggtcattaataaatatataaagatagAGTTCATTgttcttaattaatttttttatttttttttttaatttaaaaatacatatgatGTCAATAACAGGtagttaaattttacaaataaatattttttaatataaacattaaattttaactattgacataattattttatattttttttatattgcttattatgtttaatatatttactgaCGTCATTTGATGAGTATCATTCAACGTCatggcaaaaaataaatgactaataaaattgtttgataGATAactaaaatttctaaataaaaatttattataatactgtcaatttaataattatttttttacattaaaattatatatttttgtatatattattattaataaaaaaaatatatattatattgtttaaattaatgattatttatgaCCTTAAACTTCATCTATTTTCAAGGTGAATGCAAATTATCCAGATAATACAAAACACATGACACACAGCTTTGATCTTAAATGTCAAGGAaattatgtgtgtgtgtgtgagctttataataatttatataatatttttataatttttatttataaaagttgctcttttttgttttattattttttgataatttagctCATTGATGTTTTTGTGTTTGTTGgtttttgttgttggtgtttttgttttttatttaagtaaaATAACAGTATAAcaatgatgtttatttttttattatgatcataatgataataatagtaagtaatgttaaaaaaagaaagggaATAAGAAAAGTACAATTGACTGTGAGTATTATTTGGGACAAGGTTTCATACATATACCCAGTGACCTACATATTTATTCTTacttaaaaagtttaaataaaaaataacccatCGTATTTTTATGACAAGACTCCTCTTTTTATATTCcccattgaatatataattttttactatcatTCATGATTGAGGTAGTCAAAAGAAAgaggaatatatttttatatttttaaaactgtgtttagattaaaaattaacttaatatttttttaaaattaggaaatgaatgtttattgtttataaaaaaaaatattattataattgaataatatatttatttatctattgattcatttgtttatttatttgttttattaattattataaattgtttcagGTTGGAGGACATACACGTTTGTTACTTCTCAATCAAAATACAATATGCAAACCATTAAATCGAAGGGAGCTTGATTTTTATCGAAACATTCCTCAAGATATACACATGTTTGTTCCACAATTTAAGGGTAAGatagatttaatattaataatataattaatttataaaaaatacacaaataaattacatatatatttatttataaaaaaagaaaaagagaaaaaaattgtaaaagaaaaacaacaaagaaaaaatccattaaatagattaaaaatttttatttatttaataatcatttattaaattttttttttttatttattaatttactgtgtgttttttctttttataatttttcattactacgtataaattttatccaaattttatatacccaatttcatttgattcattataatatattttcaaagaaatttttttttgtttttaaatttactcattaatcaataatttgagtggcgtatatattttattgtcatcatgattatcatcgtcatcgtcatcatcatcataatgatattttaatggaaaaaataaataaatatatcttgattaattatatagtccattattttatatttttttatttccttatttattcaaataattaattgtttaaatatttttttttttatactcatttTCAATTagctttataaatattattatttatcaattatttaatttaaattttgctattattttgttgaaaatatattcatctaaattttACTAACTCCCTCCCCATATTATTgttacctttttatttttcttttttttcttttttataaatattatttaatttgtcatatttgtttttttgttttttttttttttattttttttttttcgttattttgtttatttttttcgttttttttctacacATCGTTTAAATAATCGTGATCGCTTGTCGCTCTCATTGTGATCTGTGACAAGAGGACGAGAGAGTGCGAGATCTAGGAGACGCATATTCATCGTGATGGTAAGTATTCCTTGAATATGATTTTTCCTAGATATCATATGAGTGATTAAATCCAGAGgctgtattattttattaacagtgtctgtaaaaaaaaatataaaaaatcaatgaatattttatttttatgtttgcaATATTgtgtttcattaaaaaataaataaataaaagtattgatAACACATAATtttgcaaatataaaataaataaaataataatttatatcacaataaaaaaaaaaaaaagaaactaaatttataccttccaattattaacatatatatatcaatgttTTTCCAAGAAAAcaaattgtgaaaaatattcttgaaataaattatgattaaaaaaaaagtaaatattaaatatttaataattacagtatgttttttaatgataagATTAATGTTTCAGGTGTTATTCAGGCCTCCAGTAGTTGTGGTGAAGTTGAGAAACGTTACAGTCCAAGTTTCAGAGATCCAGATCAGTCAACAAAATCATCTGTTGGCAAAGCATCATCAAAACGTAAACGTGATGATGTgcttaggtaaaaaaaaattaatataataaataaaaaaaattttattattattaatattgtatataagttaattatg from Aphidius gifuensis isolate YNYX2018 linkage group LG5, ASM1490517v1, whole genome shotgun sequence includes:
- the LOC122857114 gene encoding putative uncharacterized protein DDB_G0282499 isoform X2, coding for MRANNININETIVIDGDDDDEGDNDVITVDNVVSTSPVFKKNPFSVWAKTPPSRKNELEVMASNTFSHVKKKLKVSDGIQNDTIIVLTDDDDDDDYGDDGNNNNAQSQTFSHQSPVIINDSEKSPIENTQTKQAKQTNTKKRPRKKKLILTESFMSFDNEQVPDGNKKESPKQQKTSKLNNKNNDKNIEIVDDEQVPDGNKKESPKQQKTSKLNNKKNDKNIETVDDEIEVVWHSNPTDTNQAPTNNDALFWYDPVGTSSNLEVLGSWDTPFTENPIQNDPITSNIIYQNSLNKSAEVPGKKTCNNKALTTPVNTNNTNACLNYINGYAVSSVRETRQNKAKTVNPTSTNVSINNINRHDVLTVRETRQNKAKTINPTSTNVSINNLNTKAAARKPRKKKPTAANPTSTSVTQNNLNDNTKTTVKKTPKNKGKKRVKRKRQISETYVYDSSDEIDESKQNENESLNTEKSINDDNNKITKKQNLNNDKLRVIVVDGSNVAMAHSNNKSFSIKGIELIIKYFTSRGHKVKVFLSRRRDKGKDKKLLDKWYKEGIVVFTPSRKVDTKRITPYDDRFILEYATQIDGIVVSSDQFRDLYEEKPEWRKTIKTRILPPTFVDDYVMFPQDPLGCKGPSLDKFLRH
- the LOC122857114 gene encoding putative uncharacterized protein DDB_G0282133 isoform X1, which gives rise to MRANNININETIVIDGDDDDEGDNDVITVDNVVSTSPVFKKNPFSVWAKTPPSRKNELEVMASNTFSHVKKKLKVSDGIQNDTIIVLTDDDDDDDYGDDGNNNNAQSQTFSHQSPVIINDSEKSPIENTQTKQAKQTNTKKRPRKKKLILTESFMSFDNEQVPDGNKKESPKQQKTSKLNNKNNDKNIEIVDDEQVPDGNKKESPKQQKTSKLNNKNNDKNIEIVDDEQVPDGNKKESPKQQKTSKLNNKKNDKNIETVDDEIEVVWHSNPTDTNQAPTNNDALFWYDPVGTSSNLEVLGSWDTPFTENPIQNDPITSNIIYQNSLNKSAEVPGKKTCNNKALTTPVNTNNTNACLNYINGYAVSSVRETRQNKAKTVNPTSTNVSINNINRHDVLTVRETRQNKAKTINPTSTNVSINNLNTKAAARKPRKKKPTAANPTSTSVTQNNLNDNTKTTVKKTPKNKGKKRVKRKRQISETYVYDSSDEIDESKQNENESLNTEKSINDDNNKITKKQNLNNDKLRVIVVDGSNVAMAHSNNKSFSIKGIELIIKYFTSRGHKVKVFLSRRRDKGKDKKLLDKWYKEGIVVFTPSRKVDTKRITPYDDRFILEYATQIDGIVVSSDQFRDLYEEKPEWRKTIKTRILPPTFVDDYVMFPQDPLGCKGPSLDKFLRH
- the LOC122857111 gene encoding uncharacterized protein LOC122857111, producing MAKEMMIVFVYDTSRCRKEDDDPADAVMYFHPAWVSPTQRLALAGQLMGVHHFLTISFSSPKIISLQGGKFVIKKFGQYVLAVGTDRNIHDWILQRRANCLESIIKFFHCDFDTIAKSLNNDRNKLSEKLYQMLETYLPILQYSASYFSSMPMIKLPKTASNVFLDSMQILQYCQETNPGIIGGAMFFNNKIVATQLSAELTKQLVLTDPYRIKTPGDKIITDFHLPLGVQLLRVFIKRQKTIDITNEEIIKKPNNTFIDTPATRKTFKKSTLPVSSGMKRDTSRIFTVPEEGETDNNNIIDHSIKIKKPPPPTTLPIKSSLNFDKRDIKKIYQNTVPVPPPPPLLTPSVCSTPLKDINRILHGTAVSICSANEDTQLSTDNDNKNIDDIPDVVKEALRCKRINKLKNTTRNKLDSKIKHEYWHRKSSSLSTLNDDKHFHNFNDLSSKEKNKKYFMTITDPCYPVFRQDGNPISQTLYDHYISLHYQSLVKEQNLNINKNDKNKINFDNDNDSDFKDFDCIIINNDLSVVQTKKPTDIKLDKKKSQEINRRSMSLPLKSLNAPADNNNSKITTESSDVSHKKKLDGIQLTPLMSKLSLLITDEKTSDFCSKEINTPNEYYDSSTLSNINNNNKSNNTAVDDDDGDECDFNRNENDDCYEKAELFICGKQSMVLMLLMTDGTANNPDLIHNIWQACMNNLERLESRLQYCLDPQPSSNSKELYSVLGIDSQWDTTHRSGLWGVTELDIVSSLHDRFKKSSNITDIIVRTEDTVVYGSQSGRSEIFYQQAIPPNTCGSLPTPADLMGVVPLKAKRRLERDHGIIIL
- the LOC122857120 gene encoding dynactin subunit 2, with the translated sequence MADSKYADLPGIAYNQVDVYETTDLPEAEQFTEYNEDESESIERLHINATEAFGKFKGKHVITEGVDFSDKISRKTRTGFGVWELPGEGEQETPIQKFQRLQCEIKELYDEVAEIKEKAKDEEEIKNSADIMAQVDEAGKQLNSIKLDDCFGTDLVVTLSDPQGIRLKQLKSQIEQFKHAGIKDNNNEKNEKPEVINDNCQNGVMKYEMLYLPEKSRMQEVARVAQLEQRLAKLENLLGSSDEKLAKFTQNLKSQGILESVQQLAAKSALLDSNQVDAMESRIASLTNKMDNIAHKKSTMPADSERDQKISEMYDIVKKTEAMSQILPQTVERLIALNAIHRRAGEFSKSLTQLEELQNQISTNLESNKSVLKGVQESFAGNLEMIHKNMAALEIRVENLKK